A genomic segment from Spongiibacter sp. IMCC21906 encodes:
- the serS gene encoding serine--tRNA ligase, translated as MLDIKLVRQNPQAIAEALKKKRFEFNAEQFLTLDETRKSADVASQQLLAERKQASKKVGVLIKEGLSVDEAKAQVNDTLAKIEAQLEALKERAKSANDALESMLLGVPNLPAEDVPEGNDEDANVEVLKWGEPGSFNFDVKDHVDVGNNIGGLDFDTASKITGSRFAVMRGGIARMHRALIQLMLNTHCNEHGYEEVYVPFIVNADSLRGTGQLPKFEEDLFKLEGEQGFYLIPTAEVPVTNMLRDSIIEDAALGDGLHFVCHTPCFRSEAGSYGRDTRGMIRQHQFEKVELVKFVRPNQSAQALETLTGHAEAILQKLELPYRKVILCGGDLGFSALKTYDLEVWLPGQSAYREISSCSNFGDFQARRMMARWRNPETNKPELLHTINGSGLAVGRTLVAILENYQQADGSVVVPEALKPYMGGLERLPAGD; from the coding sequence ATGTTGGATATCAAACTGGTTCGGCAAAATCCTCAAGCGATAGCCGAAGCACTGAAAAAAAAGCGTTTTGAGTTTAATGCCGAGCAATTTTTAACACTGGACGAAACGCGTAAATCTGCTGATGTTGCCAGCCAGCAACTCTTGGCCGAACGCAAGCAAGCGTCTAAAAAAGTCGGCGTGCTGATTAAAGAGGGCCTGAGTGTTGATGAGGCCAAAGCCCAGGTCAACGACACGCTGGCGAAAATTGAAGCCCAGTTAGAGGCGCTTAAAGAGCGCGCAAAGTCAGCCAATGACGCCTTGGAATCAATGTTGCTGGGCGTACCCAATCTGCCAGCTGAAGACGTTCCAGAAGGAAATGACGAAGACGCTAACGTTGAAGTATTAAAATGGGGCGAACCCGGCAGTTTTAACTTTGATGTGAAGGATCATGTCGACGTTGGTAACAACATTGGCGGCTTGGATTTTGACACTGCGTCAAAAATTACCGGTAGCCGCTTTGCGGTTATGCGTGGCGGCATCGCTCGAATGCATCGGGCGCTGATTCAGCTAATGCTGAATACCCACTGTAACGAGCACGGCTATGAAGAAGTCTATGTTCCTTTCATCGTCAATGCGGATTCACTGAGAGGTACCGGCCAATTACCCAAATTTGAAGAAGACCTCTTTAAGCTGGAAGGTGAACAGGGTTTTTACCTGATTCCCACCGCCGAGGTGCCGGTCACCAATATGTTAAGAGATAGCATTATTGAAGATGCAGCCTTGGGTGACGGCTTGCACTTTGTTTGCCATACCCCCTGTTTTCGCAGTGAAGCCGGGAGCTACGGCCGCGACACCCGGGGCATGATCCGCCAGCATCAATTTGAGAAAGTCGAACTGGTTAAATTTGTTCGCCCCAATCAATCTGCACAGGCCTTAGAAACCCTCACCGGTCATGCTGAAGCCATTCTGCAAAAACTAGAACTGCCTTATCGCAAGGTGATTCTTTGTGGCGGCGATTTAGGTTTCTCCGCCTTAAAAACCTATGACCTTGAAGTTTGGCTGCCCGGCCAAAGTGCCTACCGGGAAATTTCCTCTTGCAGTAACTTTGGTGATTTTCAGGCTCGGCGAATGATGGCACGCTGGCGCAACCCCGAAACCAACAAACCCGAATTGCTGCATACCATTAACGGCTCAGGGCTGGCAGTAGGGCGTACCTTGGTGGCTATTTTAGAAAACTACCAACAAGCCGATGGCAGTGTGGTGGTGCCAGAAGCCTTAAAACCCTATATGGGCGGCCTCGAACGACTCCCAGCGGGAGACTAA
- a CDS encoding site-specific integrase translates to MDQLRKSDILDYADFCWQPPVTWICLANHEKFQYINGSYVQNKDWAPFKLKLAKNTVKSDTPPDKKKYKPSQQTLTATFTALIAFYKYLMNEEYLYGNPAQIAKTDCRHFIKDSQVKEVRRLTESQWQYVYNVTVALTEEDHLFERSLFIICALKTLFLRISELSERSNWSPVMGHFWEDSDSNWWLKIYGKGRKLRDITVPNSFIPYLKRYRSYRGLSPLPSPGENAPIVEKIRGQGGMTARQLTRIVQEVFDRAYEKMRDAEGEDKARKLKEASTHWLRHTGASMEIERGRALKDLSEDLGHSSMATTDTIYVQTENRIRAESGKTRKVN, encoded by the coding sequence ATGGATCAACTTCGCAAGTCGGATATTTTGGATTATGCGGATTTCTGCTGGCAGCCACCGGTAACGTGGATTTGCTTGGCAAACCATGAAAAATTTCAGTACATCAATGGCAGCTATGTGCAAAATAAAGATTGGGCGCCATTCAAGCTGAAACTAGCCAAAAATACAGTCAAAAGCGACACGCCACCCGATAAGAAAAAATACAAACCGTCTCAGCAAACATTAACCGCCACGTTCACCGCACTTATCGCTTTTTATAAGTATTTGATGAATGAAGAATATCTGTATGGCAATCCAGCCCAGATCGCAAAAACAGATTGCCGACACTTTATTAAAGATTCTCAGGTTAAGGAAGTTCGTCGTCTGACCGAATCCCAGTGGCAGTATGTCTATAACGTGACTGTTGCCTTGACCGAAGAAGATCATCTTTTTGAGCGTAGTTTATTTATTATTTGTGCTTTAAAAACGCTGTTTTTACGCATATCTGAATTGTCTGAGCGCAGCAATTGGTCGCCGGTTATGGGGCATTTTTGGGAAGATTCAGACAGTAACTGGTGGTTAAAGATATATGGGAAAGGCCGCAAATTGCGGGATATTACCGTTCCCAACAGTTTTATTCCTTATCTCAAACGTTATCGCAGTTATCGGGGTTTAAGTCCTCTCCCCTCGCCTGGCGAAAACGCTCCTATTGTCGAAAAAATTCGTGGTCAAGGCGGCATGACAGCCCGGCAATTAACTCGCATTGTGCAAGAGGTATTTGATAGAGCTTACGAAAAAATGCGCGACGCAGAAGGCGAAGACAAAGCGCGTAAGCTCAAAGAGGCATCAACACATTGGTTGCGCCACACCGGCGCCAGCATGGAAATCGAACGCGGCCGGGCATTAAAGGACTTGTCGGAAGACTTGGGTCACTCCAGCATGGCAACAACCGACACGATTTATGTGCAAACAGAGAATCGTATTCGGGCCGAAAGTGGTAAAACGCGAAAAGTAAATTAG
- a CDS encoding site-specific integrase has translation MLKPEVLGLLDAEKHPTYRLILGLMWTTGARISEVLAITPSHFIDDGYDFMVVLRTLKQRSGRPTNVQLARSPKRAVPIIDPMLQDRIQSYLYAGHFRKDEWIFTMARQTVNRHIHNLVERVGGAPTPISCHTFRHSFAIHLLLHGRPLKIVSQLLGHKSIESTEIFTNVLTADGGHFLDGIDFH, from the coding sequence TTGCTTAAGCCCGAAGTCCTAGGCCTGCTCGACGCCGAAAAGCACCCAACTTACCGCCTGATCCTTGGCCTCATGTGGACAACCGGCGCTCGGATCTCAGAGGTCCTAGCGATCACTCCCAGTCACTTCATCGATGACGGCTACGATTTTATGGTGGTGCTGCGCACACTTAAACAGCGGTCGGGGAGACCGACTAATGTACAACTCGCCCGTAGCCCAAAGCGGGCCGTGCCCATCATTGACCCGATGCTTCAAGATCGCATACAAAGCTACCTGTACGCGGGACATTTTAGGAAGGACGAGTGGATCTTCACCATGGCGCGCCAGACGGTGAACCGGCATATCCACAATTTGGTGGAAAGAGTAGGGGGCGCGCCGACCCCTATTAGCTGCCATACCTTTCGGCACAGCTTCGCGATTCACCTGCTGCTACACGGACGGCCGCTGAAGATCGTCAGCCAGCTCCTCGGGCACAAATCGATCGAAAGCACGGAAATCTTCACCAATGTGCTCACCGCCGATGGAGGGCATTTTTTGGACGGGATAGATTTTCATTGA
- a CDS encoding replication-associated recombination protein A yields MSSPINAPLAARMRPQAIGDYLGQEALLSPGMPLRESLDSGQLHSMIFWGPPGVGKTTLAQLVANCCEARFISISAVLAGVKDIRLAVEEAKTEQRYGRQTVLFIDEVHRFNKAQQDAFLPYVEDGTLIFIGATTENPSFELNNALLSRARVYRLAALGNDALLEILQRALAAEQWSANIDQLQRLVGFADGDARRALNLLEIAIDTAPPATQDSKQLSDDVLDKVLQGQTRRFDKGGDLFYEQISALHKSVRGSSPDGALYWFARMLDGGCEPQYIARRLLRMASEDIGNADPRALRICLDAWDVQDRLGSPEGELALAQAVCYLAAAPKSNAVYSAYNQVRREVATGGSHDVPMHLRNAPTKMMKGQGFGDEYRYAHDEPDAYAAGENYLPEPLKDQVFYQPVNRGLEKKISEKLTYLKNQDKRSPRQRYP; encoded by the coding sequence ATGTCTTCACCCATAAATGCACCACTGGCAGCTCGAATGCGCCCCCAGGCTATTGGCGACTACCTGGGCCAAGAGGCTTTGTTGTCTCCGGGAATGCCCTTGCGCGAGTCGCTGGACTCGGGGCAACTGCATTCAATGATTTTTTGGGGACCGCCGGGGGTAGGTAAAACGACCCTGGCGCAACTGGTAGCCAATTGCTGCGAGGCGCGATTTATTAGCATTTCGGCAGTATTGGCCGGGGTCAAAGATATTCGCTTGGCGGTGGAAGAAGCCAAAACCGAGCAACGTTATGGTCGCCAAACAGTATTGTTTATTGACGAAGTGCATCGCTTTAATAAAGCCCAGCAAGATGCATTTTTACCTTATGTGGAAGATGGCACCTTAATTTTTATTGGCGCGACTACCGAAAACCCTTCTTTTGAACTTAACAATGCGTTGTTATCACGAGCACGCGTGTATCGACTCGCCGCGCTGGGCAACGATGCCTTGCTGGAAATTCTGCAACGGGCACTGGCAGCAGAACAGTGGTCAGCCAATATAGATCAACTGCAACGCTTAGTTGGCTTTGCCGACGGGGATGCGAGAAGGGCGTTAAACTTACTGGAAATCGCCATTGATACCGCTCCACCAGCGACCCAAGACAGCAAACAACTTAGCGATGACGTTTTAGACAAGGTACTTCAAGGACAAACTCGACGCTTTGATAAAGGCGGCGATCTATTTTACGAACAAATTTCTGCTCTCCACAAATCTGTGCGGGGCAGTTCTCCTGACGGTGCCCTGTATTGGTTTGCTCGCATGTTGGATGGCGGTTGTGAGCCTCAATATATTGCCCGGCGCTTACTGCGTATGGCCTCAGAGGACATTGGCAATGCTGACCCTAGAGCACTGCGAATTTGCTTGGATGCATGGGATGTACAAGATCGCTTGGGCAGTCCTGAAGGGGAGTTAGCCCTGGCCCAAGCTGTTTGTTATCTGGCCGCTGCGCCTAAAAGCAATGCAGTCTACAGCGCATATAATCAAGTGCGGCGAGAAGTCGCCACCGGTGGTTCTCACGATGTGCCTATGCATTTGCGCAACGCTCCTACCAAAATGATGAAGGGCCAAGGATTTGGTGATGAATACCGTTATGCCCATGATGAGCCCGATGCGTATGCGGCAGGAGAAAACTATTTACCAGAACCACTTAAAGATCAGGTCTTTTACCAACCTGTAAATCGTGGATTGGAAAAAAAGATCTCTGAAAAACTCACTTACCTTAAAAACCAGGACAAACGCAGCCCTCGTCAGCGTTATCCCTGA
- a CDS encoding carboxy terminal-processing peptidase has product MFCLLLSKLPLRFATLALIFASACVAINVQALTAESSHEKAISEIIKQLESRHYVKLDVNDDFSEKLLDAYLTDLDPNRQHFLQSDIDDFQKYRDQLDNQLKDGKLSAGFIIFDRYLERITTQLEKTIAEMPKLVKGFDFKKDEVIVLERSESPWPKSRKAADEIWHKQVKNRVLSLKLADKDDDEIIELLTKRFKNQLKRLNQIEAEDVFQSYANAVGSLYDPHTDYFSPRGSENFQINMSLKLEGIGAVLQMEDDYTKIVRLVAAGPADKQGELHPSDRIVGVAEGEKGEMQDVIGWRLDDVVDLIRGPAGSIVRLEVIPAVAQSEEERTEIVIERNEVKLEEQSAKGEIIELTDENKETRKIGVIDVPAFYLDFEAFRMGDLNYRSTTRDVSEILEDLLNKGAEGIVIDLRNNGGGSLAEANALVGLFIESGPTVQIRHSSARVIREGKRRSSPYYSGPLGVLINRMSASASEIFAGAIQDYQRGIVLGTQSFGKGTVQSVNPLSHGQLKLTESKFYRVSGDSTQNRGVIPDIAFPPIYDKDEIGESILDNAMTWDRIASARHNYYFDLKSALPKLQSKHDKRIAKDPEFIFLQEQISLIEELRNRKTLSLNMETRKTEREEQKALRLAMENRRRIAKGEEPLEKLEEDEEKSDELAMAEDGVEQEVNNDETADEDKEDKDPDPMAVEASHILVDAIPFFKPERLAKGS; this is encoded by the coding sequence GTGTTTTGTCTTCTTTTGTCTAAATTGCCTCTCCGCTTTGCGACCTTAGCACTGATTTTTGCAAGTGCCTGTGTTGCCATCAATGTACAGGCGCTCACTGCTGAGTCTTCCCACGAAAAAGCCATTTCTGAGATCATTAAGCAGCTAGAAAGCCGTCACTACGTCAAATTAGATGTAAATGATGACTTTTCTGAAAAACTACTGGATGCCTACCTGACGGACCTTGACCCCAATCGTCAGCATTTTTTGCAAAGCGATATTGATGACTTTCAAAAATACCGGGACCAGCTGGATAATCAGTTAAAAGACGGCAAATTGAGCGCTGGTTTTATCATTTTTGATCGCTATTTAGAGCGGATTACCACGCAGTTAGAAAAAACGATCGCTGAAATGCCCAAGTTAGTGAAAGGCTTCGATTTTAAAAAGGACGAAGTCATCGTACTGGAACGGTCAGAAAGCCCCTGGCCCAAATCCAGGAAAGCCGCCGATGAAATTTGGCACAAACAGGTAAAGAATCGCGTTTTAAGTTTAAAACTGGCTGATAAAGATGACGATGAAATCATTGAGCTTTTGACTAAGCGTTTTAAAAACCAGCTTAAGCGTTTAAATCAAATTGAAGCCGAAGACGTCTTCCAAAGCTATGCCAATGCGGTTGGTTCGCTTTATGACCCGCACACAGACTACTTCTCTCCTCGCGGGTCTGAAAACTTTCAAATCAATATGAGCCTTAAGCTCGAAGGCATCGGCGCTGTGCTGCAAATGGAGGACGACTATACCAAAATCGTTCGTCTGGTTGCCGCAGGCCCCGCCGATAAGCAGGGCGAATTGCACCCCTCTGATCGCATTGTAGGTGTCGCCGAGGGTGAAAAAGGTGAAATGCAGGATGTTATTGGTTGGCGTCTAGATGACGTTGTCGATCTGATCCGCGGCCCTGCGGGCTCTATTGTCAGATTGGAAGTGATTCCGGCTGTTGCCCAAAGTGAAGAAGAGCGCACTGAGATCGTTATTGAGCGCAATGAGGTCAAACTCGAAGAGCAAAGCGCCAAAGGCGAGATTATTGAGCTTACGGATGAAAATAAAGAAACCCGGAAGATCGGTGTCATTGATGTCCCCGCGTTTTACTTAGACTTTGAAGCTTTTCGCATGGGTGATCTTAACTACCGCAGCACGACTCGTGACGTCAGCGAAATTCTTGAGGATTTGCTGAATAAAGGTGCTGAAGGCATCGTCATTGATCTGCGCAATAATGGTGGCGGGTCTCTGGCTGAAGCTAACGCATTAGTAGGTTTGTTTATCGAATCAGGTCCAACGGTACAAATCCGTCACTCCAGTGCGCGGGTTATCCGTGAAGGAAAACGCCGTAGTTCGCCATATTATTCAGGGCCGTTAGGGGTGTTGATTAACCGAATGAGCGCCTCTGCTTCTGAAATTTTTGCCGGTGCAATTCAAGACTATCAGCGCGGTATCGTACTGGGCACCCAATCTTTTGGTAAGGGAACGGTACAGTCAGTAAACCCCTTGAGCCATGGTCAACTTAAGCTGACCGAATCAAAGTTCTATCGGGTTTCTGGTGACAGCACTCAAAATCGCGGCGTTATCCCAGATATTGCCTTTCCGCCTATTTATGACAAAGACGAAATTGGCGAAAGCATTTTAGATAACGCTATGACGTGGGACAGAATTGCCTCGGCCCGGCATAACTATTACTTTGACTTAAAAAGCGCGTTGCCAAAACTGCAATCTAAGCACGATAAGCGCATTGCCAAAGACCCAGAGTTTATCTTCTTGCAAGAGCAGATATCCTTGATTGAAGAGCTGCGTAATCGCAAAACCTTATCTTTGAATATGGAAACCCGTAAGACAGAACGGGAAGAGCAAAAAGCTTTACGCTTGGCAATGGAAAACCGTCGCCGCATTGCCAAGGGTGAAGAGCCCTTGGAAAAGCTTGAAGAAGACGAGGAGAAATCTGACGAGTTGGCAATGGCAGAAGATGGTGTCGAGCAAGAAGTCAACAACGACGAAACTGCCGATGAAGATAAAGAGGACAAAGACCCTGACCCCATGGCGGTAGAAGCCAGCCATATCTTGGTTGATGCCATTCCCTTTTTTAAGCCCGAGCGCTTAGCTAAAGGAAGTTAA
- a CDS encoding nuclear transport factor 2 family protein: MSKNPKIQLVEQFIQALCDHNLDAIDELYAENATLCDPTAQSTIEGKADILKFYKTGFDAGLSARLTGPVRVSGDSAAFPATIELNPGNGEMRIELIDVLRFDEKQKINSLIAYWGPENTSTP, encoded by the coding sequence ATGAGTAAAAACCCCAAAATTCAGCTTGTTGAGCAATTTATACAAGCGCTATGCGACCACAATCTGGACGCTATAGATGAGTTATACGCAGAAAACGCCACGTTGTGCGATCCCACTGCACAATCAACGATTGAAGGCAAAGCAGATATTCTCAAATTTTATAAAACGGGCTTTGATGCAGGCTTATCAGCACGTTTAACAGGCCCTGTACGGGTTAGTGGCGATAGTGCTGCGTTTCCGGCTACCATTGAGTTAAACCCCGGCAACGGTGAGATGCGCATTGAACTGATTGATGTCCTTCGTTTTGATGAAAAGCAAAAAATCAACTCACTGATCGCGTATTGGGGCCCAGAAAACACCAGTACGCCCTAA
- the gorA gene encoding glutathione-disulfide reductase, with translation MSENVYDLFVIGAGSGGVRAGRMAAGFGAKVAVAESRYLGGTCVNVGCVPKKLFSYAAHYGEGFHDAQGFGWRSEAPHFDWPTLRDNKTKEIERLNGIYQRLLENAGAEIIHGHASIKGPGEVQVGETTYRAKKILLAVGGWPFVPDIPGKEHAITSNEVFYLDTLPSHMTIVGGGYIATEFASILQGLGVKITQIYRRDLFLRGFDSELRQQLADEMTQRGIELLFNENVTAIEPSDDGYRLTLENGGSMETGLVLYATGRKPAIDGLGLNNTKVKVDKGGYIVADRLFQTDEPNVYALGDATGGAELTPVALAEGMSLARRLFDNDNRPLDYHLIPTAIFSQPNLATVGLSEDASKEQGIDIAVYTSKFSHLKHTLSGNPSKTLLKLIVDKQSDKVIGAHMLGDEAGEIIQGLAVAIKAGATKADFDSTIGIHPTVAEEFVTMREPSR, from the coding sequence ATGTCTGAAAATGTATACGATTTATTTGTGATTGGCGCGGGTTCTGGCGGTGTTCGCGCTGGCCGTATGGCTGCCGGTTTTGGCGCCAAAGTGGCAGTGGCCGAGTCACGTTATTTGGGTGGCACCTGCGTGAATGTCGGCTGCGTGCCTAAAAAGTTGTTTAGTTATGCAGCCCACTATGGCGAAGGCTTTCACGATGCCCAAGGTTTTGGTTGGCGCAGCGAGGCGCCACACTTCGATTGGCCAACGCTGCGAGACAACAAGACCAAAGAAATTGAACGACTCAACGGCATTTATCAACGCTTGTTAGAAAACGCCGGCGCCGAGATTATTCACGGGCATGCCTCCATTAAAGGCCCTGGCGAGGTACAGGTTGGCGAGACAACATACCGTGCCAAAAAAATCCTACTCGCGGTAGGTGGCTGGCCGTTTGTGCCGGATATTCCTGGCAAGGAACACGCTATTACCTCCAATGAGGTTTTTTATCTGGATACATTACCAAGCCATATGACCATTGTCGGTGGCGGCTATATTGCCACTGAATTTGCCAGCATCCTGCAGGGCTTGGGCGTGAAGATCACCCAAATATATCGCCGAGATTTATTCTTGCGAGGGTTTGATAGCGAACTTCGTCAGCAATTGGCAGACGAAATGACACAACGGGGTATTGAGTTACTGTTCAACGAAAACGTCACCGCCATCGAACCTTCAGATGACGGTTATCGCTTAACATTAGAGAACGGCGGCAGCATGGAAACCGGCCTGGTGCTTTATGCAACTGGCCGTAAACCCGCCATAGATGGACTCGGCCTTAACAACACCAAGGTGAAGGTTGATAAAGGCGGATATATCGTCGCTGACCGTTTATTCCAAACTGACGAACCCAATGTCTACGCTCTTGGCGATGCGACCGGTGGGGCAGAATTAACGCCAGTGGCCTTAGCCGAGGGCATGAGCCTGGCTCGGCGGCTGTTTGATAATGACAACCGGCCCCTGGATTATCATCTGATTCCCACGGCTATATTTTCCCAGCCGAATCTTGCCACTGTCGGTTTATCCGAAGATGCCTCAAAAGAGCAGGGGATAGATATCGCCGTTTATACGTCAAAATTCTCTCACCTGAAACACACTTTGAGTGGCAACCCCAGCAAAACCCTGCTGAAACTCATTGTGGACAAACAGAGCGATAAAGTGATTGGCGCCCATATGCTGGGAGACGAGGCCGGAGAAATTATTCAGGGCTTGGCCGTTGCTATTAAGGCGGGTGCAACGAAAGCGGATTTTGACAGCACCATTGGCATTCATCCCACGGTGGCAGAAGAATTTGTCACTATGCGTGAACCTAGCCGCTAA
- the crcB gene encoding fluoride efflux transporter CrcB produces the protein MLLQYILVALGGATGALGRFGVSRLVAHFAPAHSWPTATFAVNLIGSTLIGILYVVITEKSSLHADSRQILMVGFLGAFTTFATFSLETVAMLEAGKALLALSYILITLASCILGCWLGIQLAR, from the coding sequence ATGTTACTGCAATATATTCTCGTAGCACTGGGTGGCGCTACTGGCGCATTGGGACGCTTTGGCGTGTCTCGCTTAGTGGCGCATTTTGCGCCAGCCCATAGCTGGCCAACGGCAACCTTTGCCGTCAACCTCATTGGTTCTACGTTGATCGGCATTCTTTACGTGGTGATTACCGAAAAGTCGTCACTGCATGCTGATTCCCGCCAAATTTTAATGGTGGGTTTTTTGGGTGCGTTTACGACCTTTGCCACATTTTCTCTAGAAACAGTAGCAATGCTTGAGGCTGGCAAAGCCTTATTAGCACTCAGCTATATATTAATAACCTTGGCCAGCTGCATTCTCGGTTGCTGGTTGGGGATACAGCTAGCCCGCTAG
- the cysG gene encoding siroheme synthase CysG, with translation MEFLPLFTQLHGKPCLLLGGGQVALRKARLLSRAGAVIQLVAKEILPELAALVKENGGNSQLGEFDESQLEHVFLVIAATDDEPLNKRVSEACHQRLIPVNVVDSPDLCSVILPAIVDRSPLIIAISSGGRSPVLARMMRSRLESSIPASFGRLGNLASKFRDAVKAKFADIEDRRHFWERTLQGPIAEMVFAGKDTVAEQMLSKEIAEASPETGGEVYLIGAGPGDPDLMTFKALRLLQKADIVLYDRLVAPEIVEMCRKDAERVFVGKQRSNHAVPQEGINQLLIDYAKQGKKVARLKGGDPFIFGRGGEEIEQLAQEHIPFQVVPGITAAAGCASYAGIPLTHRDYAQSVRFVTGHLKDNSINLPWSELIHDHQTTVFYMGLVGLPVICEQLIAHGRSPDTPIALIQQGTTVNQKVVVGTLATMVERIANDPVQAPTLIIVGDVVKLRETLAWYEVRDLAEPDL, from the coding sequence ATGGAATTTTTGCCACTGTTTACCCAGCTTCATGGCAAGCCCTGCTTGCTATTGGGTGGCGGCCAGGTCGCACTTCGCAAGGCGCGCTTGCTAAGCCGAGCCGGAGCGGTTATTCAGCTAGTCGCCAAAGAGATTCTTCCGGAATTGGCCGCGCTGGTGAAAGAAAATGGCGGCAATAGTCAGTTGGGGGAGTTTGATGAATCACAGCTTGAGCATGTCTTTTTAGTCATTGCTGCAACCGATGATGAGCCCCTTAATAAACGTGTTTCCGAGGCTTGTCATCAACGCTTGATTCCAGTCAATGTGGTTGATAGCCCGGACTTATGCAGTGTGATTTTACCTGCTATTGTCGACCGCTCGCCGCTGATTATCGCGATTAGTAGCGGTGGCAGAAGTCCGGTATTGGCAAGAATGATGCGCTCGCGGCTGGAGTCGAGCATTCCTGCGTCGTTTGGCCGGCTCGGTAATTTAGCCAGTAAATTTCGAGACGCGGTAAAGGCCAAGTTTGCCGACATTGAAGACCGTCGTCATTTTTGGGAGCGCACCTTGCAAGGTCCCATTGCTGAGATGGTCTTTGCGGGTAAAGACACGGTGGCAGAGCAAATGCTGAGCAAGGAGATTGCTGAGGCAAGCCCCGAGACTGGTGGTGAAGTCTATCTTATCGGTGCGGGTCCCGGTGACCCAGATCTGATGACCTTTAAAGCGCTGCGTTTACTGCAGAAAGCCGATATTGTGTTATATGACCGATTGGTCGCGCCAGAAATCGTGGAAATGTGTCGCAAAGACGCCGAACGGGTCTTTGTCGGTAAACAGCGATCTAATCATGCGGTCCCTCAAGAAGGAATCAATCAGTTACTTATCGACTACGCCAAGCAGGGTAAAAAAGTCGCACGCTTAAAAGGCGGTGACCCCTTTATTTTTGGCCGTGGCGGCGAAGAAATAGAACAGCTGGCCCAAGAACATATTCCGTTCCAGGTTGTACCGGGTATTACCGCGGCAGCAGGCTGTGCCAGCTACGCGGGTATTCCTTTAACCCACCGCGATTACGCCCAGTCGGTGCGCTTTGTCACCGGCCACCTAAAAGACAACAGCATCAACCTGCCTTGGTCAGAGTTGATTCACGACCATCAAACCACCGTATTTTATATGGGTTTGGTAGGCTTGCCCGTAATCTGCGAGCAATTAATTGCCCATGGTCGCAGCCCCGACACCCCCATTGCGCTTATTCAACAAGGCACCACGGTTAACCAAAAGGTGGTGGTGGGTACATTGGCAACCATGGTGGAGCGTATTGCTAATGATCCTGTCCAAGCACCTACGCTAATTATTGTGGGCGATGTGGTAAAACTACGCGAAACCCTCGCTTGGTACGAAGTCAGAGATCTGGCAGAGCCAGACCTCTAA